ACGGGACACCGGGTCTATATTTATATAGCAAAGGATTGACAATATCCGATGTAGGTTTAGTATTTGACCCCAGCGAAAATGAAGAAAGATTTGAAAGAGCCTATCAGCTATTAAAAGAGCTTTGTGATATAGATCTTTGTTACCAGAGGGAAAAAGAAGATTTTAAGTTCGACCCCTCTGAAAGATTGATCATCTTCGCATTGGATCGAGACAGAAACTATTTTGGATTTATTGGAGACAGCGGTAATTTAGGTGAGTCCAATATTCCTATTGCATATATTCGTAAGGAAGGAATCTATGGTAAAGTAGCCAATAACTTAAAAGAGTTGCTGGAACTAGCGTTGTTCTATCCTTATTGGTATGAGTTTATTCAGCTTAGAAGTAGCGATAAGGAATATTCCTTAGAAATGTTAGAAAGGCAATGGATTCAGGAGACCCCGGATTTCTATGAAAAACAGAAGGAACTTGCAAATGCTTTGGGCATAAATAAAAACGATCATTCTCTAGATATCTTAATTGAGAACTTAAGGCAAAAACCTAGTTTTATAGTTTCTGATCTTGCCGACGATTTCCATCAATTTAAGTATATTCTAGGAGCATTCGAAGAGGAGTGAAAATATGAAATGTCCATGCTGTAATGAAGAAATGGAACTGGGTTATTTGCAGACAGGAACAATAATCACTTGGACAAAGAAGATACATAGGATTTCTTTACTTCCAAGAAAGGGAGAAGTCATGTTAGAAAATAATGTATTTAAAGGGGTTAACTTTCCAGCGTATATCTGTAAATCATGTAAAAAGGTATTACTGGATTATTCCGATAAAAACTATGAAGAAGGCTAGCGTAAGAATATGGAGGGATATTTATCAAAACAATTCATGAGCAATCCAACCTTATAATTTTAAGAAATACGACGGAAGATGATTTGGATTTTGTTGTTCAGACGGAAAGAGATCTGGAGAATGCCAAATATGTTCTTCAATGGACGAAAGAACAGCATAGGGGCGCTATGGAAGATGAAGATATGTTGCATCTAGTCATTGAAGACAGTCAGACTCATAATTTAGTAGGGTACGCAATCATTGCTGGACTAAAAAACTATGATAGAAATATAGAGCTGAAAAGAATTGCAATATCTGAAAAAAACAAGGGGTATGGGCGAGAGGCGATAAAACAAATCAGAAAAATTTCCTTTGAAGATTTGAATGGTCATCGGCTTTGGTTAGATGCAATTTGCAAAAATCACAAGGCTCATAGATTGTATGAGTCAGAGGGCTTTGTTCAAGAAGGCGTACTAAGAGAGTGTATGTTCATCAACGGACAATACGAATCCATCGTTGTTATGTCCATCTTAGAGGAAGAGTATAGAAGCAATTTTAAAAATAGATAGTAACAAGATATACAAAAATAAAATAGTACGACCCAATCATTGTCATTCAAGATTTGCTTTAGGGGAGCATTTGATTAATGTGGAAATCAATACCAGAAAAAATTTGTATTTTGAGTAAAGGGGAGAGGGAGAATGGATCATCGAACGTATTCATAGTGAATGAAGTAGATGGATTTTAATACAGATACAGGCACGATATTATGAAAGGAGTCAAGACATGGAGGAATCTGTAAATATACTAATTGTGGAAGATGATATGGATATCAATAACTTGCTCTCTAAAATGTTAAGCAAACGGGGGTATCATGTGAGACAAGCATATTCTGGCACGGAGGCGTTGATGTGTTTGGAGCATTACGAATTTCAGCTTGTTCTATTGGACTTAATGCTGCCTGGAATGGTCGGTGAGGAAATCATTTGTCAAATAAGAAAGCTGAAGAATATGCCGATTATTGTTATTTCCGCAAAATTAGCACAGGATACTAAAATAGAAGTCTTAAATCTGGGCGCCGACGATTTTATTGTAAAGCCATTCGATGTGAACGAGGTCTTAGCACGGGTTGAGGCTCAGCTAAGGCGATATATGGTGTTTTCTAATCCGAGGGACAAGCAGAATATTTTAACCTATAAAGATTTAGTATTAAATCGGGATACCGTAGAAGTTACAATGAAAGGACTTCCTATTTCTGTTACGGCGAAGGAGTTTGCTATACTGGAGCTATTGATGGAGCACCCTAAAAAGGTATTTACAAAGGCCAACTTGTTTGAGCAAGTTTGGAACGATGAGTTTTTAGGTGACGATAACACGGTCAATGTTCATATTAGTAACCTCCGATCCAAGCTTGCAAAAGCTGATCCAGCTACAGAATATATCCACACAGTATGGGGAATTGGATTTAAAATGAATGAATAAACTTAAGTCTTTCTTAAGTTTTTCTTTATGTCAACTTGTAAATTATATCTTAATATATAGTCATACAAGAAGAAGGAGGTCCAGTTCAAATGATAGAAACGGTACTTAGAACCAAGGATATCACCAAAAAATACAAGAATAATTTTGCTGTGAACAATGTGAGCATGGAAGTAAAGCAAGGGGACATTTATGGCCTTGTGGGAAAAAATGGAGCGGGTAAGACGACTTTACTTAGAATGGTCAGCGGTCTTTCTGTGGCAACCAGTGGCGGATTAGAGTTGTTTGGCGAAGCATCCAGCGATGGATTAAATAAATCAAGAATGAGAACGGGATGTATCATTGAAACACCAAGCTTTTTTCCATACCTGTCTGCAAGCAAGAATCTGGAGTACTATAGGATACAAAAAGGTATTGTAGAGGAGGAGGTTATAGAAAGAACGCTGAAGATGGTGGGACTTGAAGGTACAGGGAATAAAAAATTTAAAAACTTTTCCCTTGGAATGAAGCAGCGGTTAGGTTTGGCCTTTGCTATCATGGGAAACCCAGAACTGCTCATTTTAGATGAGCCGATCAATGGATTAGATCCATCTGGAATCGTAGAGTTCAGAGAATTATTATTAAAGCTGAATCGAGAAAACAATATTACCATCATAGTATCCAGCCATATATTAAGTGAACTTTCACAGCTGGCAACAACCTATGGATTTATTCATAATGGACAACTGGTAGAGCAAATATCGGCGAAAGAATTAGAGGAAAAATGCAGGCATTATTTAGCAATCAAGGTGGACGATATAGGTAAGGCCACGGTCACAATTGAAAATAAACTTGGAACCAACAAGTACGAAGTCCTCAATGACAATCAAATACGGTTATATGATTATATTGATAGACCTGAGGTTGTAAACAAAACCCTTGTTATAAACGATGTCATGGTTTCGTCAATCCATCAAACTGGCATGAATTTAGAAAACTATTTTATCGAGTTGATTGGAGGGAGCCACAATGCTTAATTATATTAAAGCTGAACTGTATCGAAATTTTAACAGGGTATACTATTGGGCATTTATAACAATTACATCTGCTGTAGCATTGCTGTGTAATATACTGATTAAATCAACAGGAAATGTAACCAGTATGAGCTTGTCGGAGATAATGTATATAGGGATTCAAGCAATAAATCTGCCAATATTCTTGGTGTTAATGATGGTGGAGATCGTTACCAGTGAGGAGAATAAAAACCTTACGATTCGAAATGCTGTATCTTTTGGTATCCCTAGAAATAAGATGATTGCCTCAAAAGTGGTCACAACAACAATTCTATCGAGTATCGCAGCACTGATTATACTAACCGTATTTTTAGGGAGCGGTGCAATACTGCTTGGATTCGGTGCAGACTTCTCCTTAGAAATAGTAAAGGATTTCTCCCTTAGATTACTGGTGGCTGTGCCATTGTGGATTGGAGCAATATCTGTAGGTACTTTTCTAGGGATTGTATTTAAAAGTAGCACAGTATCTAGTTTTATTTATTTTGGTGTATTTACTATGGCACGTAAAATTATTAATGTACTTGAAGTAATCGTATCAGACAAATTTAAGTATCTTCATAAGATATTGATTACTACAAATTTATTTAACTTGCGTAATGATGTACTATCCAACGAAATAATTATTTCTGCTATTTTAGTAGGAGTGGGTTTTACTGCATTGTTTACGATTTTAAGTATGGTATACTTTAATAAAATCGAAGTCAAGTAACAGAGAGGGTGGTATCTATACAATTATTATGTATGATGTTAATTATTCTATTGGGTATATTTATCACCCTATATATCTTTTTGCAAAAAGAAATAAGAGGAATGGTAAAGCAATTAAAGAGAATTAATAAAAGTAATACAAATGCCAAGGTGACATTATCTTCCGCCAATAAAGATATCGTAGGCTTAGCACGAGAAATCAATGCAACATTAGAAGAAAAACAAAAATCAGAAATTGAGCATAAGAAAATTGACCTAGAATTAAGACAGGCTATTGCGAACATGTCCCATGACTTAAGAACACCCCTTACATCCATCATTGGATATATACAGCTGATGGATGATCCGAATCTATCGGATGATGAAAAGACGGAATATAAAGATATCGTTAAGAGGAGAGCAGAGTCCTTACAGACCTTAATATCAAGTTTCTACGATTTATCGAGGCTGGAAGCGAGGGAATATAACTTTGAACTCGGTCCAGTGTATCTAGATAAAATTCTGTACGATTTAATCGCTTCATTTTATAGAGATTTTCTAAATAAAAATATAGAGCCTGCCATTGATATACTGGAAAAGGCAGCGCCAGTGATTGCCGATGAGAATGCGGTAAAAAGAATTTTCTTTAACTTAATACAGAACGCCCTAAAGTATGGCAATCAGAGAATGGCTATTTCTTTAAAACAGAATGAAGCATATACCATTACAACTTTTACAAATGATACCTCAAATCTAAAAGAGGAAGATGCAGCCCGTATATTCGAACGATTTTTCACAGCGGATTCAACGAGAAGTAATAAGAGTACAGGGCTTGGATTAGCCATTACGAAAGAGTTGGTGGAGCAGATGGGTCATACCATTGATGCGGAAATATCAGGGGATAAACTTAGCATTATAATAAAATGGCGGAGGACATCCATATCGACCAGGTTGGACTCAAGGAACTGCCTAAAATAGATTTAGGCGGAGGAGCCTGCAATTTTCTTTAAATTAACTGTTGACATTTAAAAATTTCAGGGATATAATCTTATCTAAATATAAGCAAAGACGTTGAAGAGAAGAGTAGGTATGTAAATACCAATACAGAGAGCTCCTGTTGGTGAGATGGAGCAAGGGAAGGCATATTGAACATGGTCTTGGAGTTGGATTGCTGAAGGGAAACTTTAGGCAGTCACGTAATGCACACGTTACAGTGCCGGAGTATTTAAGGATGGAATTCCTGCGTACTCGATGAGGTATATGCCGCGAGGCTTATACGAACTTAGGGTGGTATCACGATGCGCTTACGCTTTCGTCCCTTTGCATTCATATGCAAAGTGGCGGAAGCTTTTTTGATTGACTCAACAGGGCATAATTGATATAGGGGAGGGAGTACCATTGATTGAAATTGTAAATGTGAGCAAAATATTTGACGATAGTAAAAACAAAGTTCATGCAGTGCAAGATGTATCTTTAAAGGTTGAAAAAGGACAAATCTATGGCATTATCGGATATTCTGGAGCTGGTAAAAGCACCTTAATTCGATGCATCAACCTTTTAGAGCGACCTACTACGGGAAAAGTTTTGTTTAAAGGAGAGGACATTACCCTGCTCTCTGAAAAAGAGCTGAGAGAAAAAAGAAAGAAAATCGGAATGATCTTTCAAAATTTTAACCTTTTTAACTCTAGGGACGTCTATCACAATATTGCATATCCATTAAAGGGAGCAAATCTTTCAAAAGAAGAAGAGCGAAAAAAGGTAAAAGCCTTATTGGAGCTTGTAGGACTTAGCGATAAGGAACATGCATATCCTTCTCAGCTCAGTGGTGGACAAAAGCAAAGGGTGGCAATCGCAAGAGCCTTAGCCAATGACCCAGAGGTGCTACTTTGTGACGAAGCCACCTCTGCATTGGACCCTAAAACAACGAAATCGATTTTAGAACTTTTAAAAGAG
Above is a genomic segment from Alkaliphilus oremlandii OhILAs containing:
- a CDS encoding PF20097 family protein; the protein is MKCPCCNEEMELGYLQTGTIITWTKKIHRISLLPRKGEVMLENNVFKGVNFPAYICKSCKKVLLDYSDKNYEEG
- a CDS encoding GNAT family N-acetyltransferase, whose protein sequence is MLRNTTEDDLDFVVQTERDLENAKYVLQWTKEQHRGAMEDEDMLHLVIEDSQTHNLVGYAIIAGLKNYDRNIELKRIAISEKNKGYGREAIKQIRKISFEDLNGHRLWLDAICKNHKAHRLYESEGFVQEGVLRECMFINGQYESIVVMSILEEEYRSNFKNR
- a CDS encoding response regulator transcription factor — its product is MEESVNILIVEDDMDINNLLSKMLSKRGYHVRQAYSGTEALMCLEHYEFQLVLLDLMLPGMVGEEIICQIRKLKNMPIIVISAKLAQDTKIEVLNLGADDFIVKPFDVNEVLARVEAQLRRYMVFSNPRDKQNILTYKDLVLNRDTVEVTMKGLPISVTAKEFAILELLMEHPKKVFTKANLFEQVWNDEFLGDDNTVNVHISNLRSKLAKADPATEYIHTVWGIGFKMNE
- a CDS encoding methionine ABC transporter ATP-binding protein; the protein is MIEIVNVSKIFDDSKNKVHAVQDVSLKVEKGQIYGIIGYSGAGKSTLIRCINLLERPTTGKVLFKGEDITLLSEKELREKRKKIGMIFQNFNLFNSRDVYHNIAYPLKGANLSKEEERKKVKALLELVGLSDKEHAYPSQLSGGQKQRVAIARALANDPEVLLCDEATSALDPKTTKSILELLKELREKLGLTIILITHEMAVIKDICDRVSVMENGKVVEEGDIVKIFSRPENQTTKGFLETATNTSKIYELLQLKDNIFNIRDEDVLTKVNYLGEATKDALISEVSRKFSINASILYGNLEVLGKTPVGELIVLFSGNREDIFKGIDYFREKGLIVEVMDHGRNS
- a CDS encoding ATP-binding cassette domain-containing protein produces the protein MIETVLRTKDITKKYKNNFAVNNVSMEVKQGDIYGLVGKNGAGKTTLLRMVSGLSVATSGGLELFGEASSDGLNKSRMRTGCIIETPSFFPYLSASKNLEYYRIQKGIVEEEVIERTLKMVGLEGTGNKKFKNFSLGMKQRLGLAFAIMGNPELLILDEPINGLDPSGIVEFRELLLKLNRENNITIIVSSHILSELSQLATTYGFIHNGQLVEQISAKELEEKCRHYLAIKVDDIGKATVTIENKLGTNKYEVLNDNQIRLYDYIDRPEVVNKTLVINDVMVSSIHQTGMNLENYFIELIGGSHNA
- a CDS encoding sensor histidine kinase, coding for MMLIILLGIFITLYIFLQKEIRGMVKQLKRINKSNTNAKVTLSSANKDIVGLAREINATLEEKQKSEIEHKKIDLELRQAIANMSHDLRTPLTSIIGYIQLMDDPNLSDDEKTEYKDIVKRRAESLQTLISSFYDLSRLEAREYNFELGPVYLDKILYDLIASFYRDFLNKNIEPAIDILEKAAPVIADENAVKRIFFNLIQNALKYGNQRMAISLKQNEAYTITTFTNDTSNLKEEDAARIFERFFTADSTRSNKSTGLGLAITKELVEQMGHTIDAEISGDKLSIIIKWRRTSISTRLDSRNCLK
- a CDS encoding ABC transporter permease subunit — translated: MLNYIKAELYRNFNRVYYWAFITITSAVALLCNILIKSTGNVTSMSLSEIMYIGIQAINLPIFLVLMMVEIVTSEENKNLTIRNAVSFGIPRNKMIASKVVTTTILSSIAALIILTVFLGSGAILLGFGADFSLEIVKDFSLRLLVAVPLWIGAISVGTFLGIVFKSSTVSSFIYFGVFTMARKIINVLEVIVSDKFKYLHKILITTNLFNLRNDVLSNEIIISAILVGVGFTALFTILSMVYFNKIEVK